The following coding sequences lie in one Candidatus Nitrospira allomarina genomic window:
- a CDS encoding P-II family nitrogen regulator codes for MSIRLFPMKEIKIIIEGEHIRFVTDVLDRIKASGYTVFSNISGKGHSGYHEGHLMFNDTSSLQMVLTVVPEEKVEPILFALKPFLERHSGSVFVLDASVLRPDHFLTTDS; via the coding sequence AGATCATTATTGAAGGAGAACATATCCGTTTTGTCACGGATGTCCTGGATAGAATCAAAGCGAGCGGGTATACCGTCTTCAGTAATATTTCGGGAAAAGGCCACAGCGGATACCATGAGGGTCACCTCATGTTTAATGATACGAGCAGTTTGCAAATGGTCCTGACCGTCGTTCCTGAGGAAAAGGTTGAGCCCATTCTTTTTGCGCTGAAACCTTTCCTCGAGCGGCATTCGGGAAGCGTGTTTGTCCTGGATGCCAGTGTTTTGAGGCCCGATCATTTTCTAACTACCGATTCCTAA